A stretch of the Cumulibacter soli genome encodes the following:
- the rplD gene encoding 50S ribosomal protein L4 translates to MTNLTVDVLDAEGKKAGSVDLPADVFDAQANISLMHQVVVAQLAAKRQGTHKTKGRGEVSGGGAKPYRQKGTGRARQGSTRSPQFAGGGIVHGPVPRDYSQRTPKKMKAAALRGALSDRARAGLVKVVSQFSDGENVRTKDALAVLTSATEIATNRRKRVLVVLDREDLAGWVALRNLPNVHLLVADQLNTYDVLVSDVVVFTQAGLDEFLAGGRKTTVEIPVDDVAVAEAQAAGAGTEEEK, encoded by the coding sequence ATGACCAACCTGACCGTTGACGTACTCGACGCCGAGGGCAAGAAGGCCGGTTCGGTCGACCTTCCCGCCGACGTCTTCGACGCCCAGGCAAACATCTCGCTGATGCACCAGGTCGTCGTCGCTCAGCTCGCTGCAAAGCGTCAGGGCACGCACAAGACCAAGGGCCGCGGCGAGGTCTCCGGCGGTGGGGCTAAGCCATACCGCCAGAAGGGCACCGGTCGCGCCCGCCAGGGTTCGACCCGTTCGCCGCAGTTCGCCGGCGGTGGCATTGTGCACGGCCCGGTGCCGCGTGATTACTCGCAGCGCACCCCCAAGAAGATGAAGGCCGCCGCTCTGCGCGGAGCCCTCTCGGACCGCGCCCGCGCTGGCCTGGTCAAGGTCGTTTCGCAGTTCTCGGACGGCGAGAACGTCCGCACCAAGGACGCGCTGGCTGTCTTGACCTCCGCGACCGAGATCGCCACGAACCGCCGCAAGCGCGTTCTGGTTGTGCTCGACCGCGAGGATCTGGCCGGCTGGGTCGCACTGCGCAACCTGCCGAACGTCCACCTGCTGGTGGCCGATCAGCTCAACACGTACGACGTCCTGGTTTCCGACGTGGTCGTCTTCACCCAGGCGGGACTGGACGAGTTCCTCGCGGGCGGTCGCAAGACCACCGTGGAGATCCCGGTCGATGATGTGGCTGTCGCCGAGGCTCAGGCCGCCGGCGCGGGCACCGAAGAGGAGAAGTAG
- the rplC gene encoding 50S ribosomal protein L3 gives MTSKYSRNESGVLGTKLGMTQVFDDNNRMIPVTVVKAGPCVVTQVRKPEVDGYSAIQIGYGEIDPRKVNRPDKGHFAKAGVSPRRHIAEIRTDDAPSYEVGQEITLDIFTAGSEVDVTGTSKGKGYAGVMKRHGFAGVSASHGAHRNHRKPGSIGGCATPGRVFKGLRMAGRMGNDRVTTTGLKVVRVDAERGLLLIKGAIPGNAKGVVYVRNSVKNAAKGGAQ, from the coding sequence ATGACCAGCAAGTACAGCCGCAACGAGAGCGGCGTCCTTGGCACGAAGCTGGGCATGACCCAGGTCTTCGATGACAACAACCGGATGATTCCGGTGACCGTCGTCAAGGCCGGCCCGTGCGTCGTGACCCAGGTCCGCAAGCCCGAGGTCGACGGCTACTCCGCCATCCAGATCGGCTACGGCGAAATCGACCCGCGCAAGGTGAACCGTCCTGACAAGGGCCACTTCGCCAAGGCCGGTGTCTCGCCTCGCCGTCACATCGCCGAGATCCGCACCGACGACGCGCCGTCGTACGAGGTTGGCCAGGAAATCACCCTGGACATCTTCACTGCCGGCAGCGAGGTCGACGTCACCGGAACGAGCAAGGGCAAAGGCTACGCGGGCGTTATGAAGCGTCACGGGTTCGCCGGTGTCTCCGCTTCGCACGGCGCGCACCGCAACCACCGCAAGCCGGGCTCGATCGGTGGCTGCGCCACTCCGGGTCGCGTCTTCAAGGGCCTGCGTATGGCCGGCCGGATGGGCAACGATCGCGTCACCACCACCGGCCTCAAGGTCGTGCGGGTGGACGCCGAGCGTGGCCTGTTGCTGATCAAGGGCGCAATTCCGGGCAACGCCAAGGGCGTTGTCTACGTCCGCAACTCCGTGAAGAACGCCGCTAAAGGTGGTGCCCAGTAA
- the rpsJ gene encoding 30S ribosomal protein S10 — protein MAGQKIRIRLKAYDHEAIDASARKIVETVTRTGARVVGPVPLPTEKNVYCVIRSPHKYKDSREHFEMRTHKRLIDILDPTPKTVDALMRIDLPASVDVNIQ, from the coding sequence GTGGCGGGACAGAAGATCCGCATCCGGCTTAAGGCCTACGACCACGAAGCGATCGACGCGTCCGCGCGCAAGATCGTCGAGACGGTGACTCGCACCGGTGCTCGCGTTGTTGGCCCGGTGCCGCTGCCCACTGAGAAGAACGTGTACTGCGTCATCCGCTCGCCGCACAAGTACAAAGATTCGCGCGAGCACTTCGAGATGCGCACCCACAAGCGCCTGATCGACATCCTCGACCCCACTCCGAAGACGGTTGACGCACTCATGCGTATCGACCTGCCGGCCAGCGTCGACGTCAACATCCAGTAG